In one Nocardioides luteus genomic region, the following are encoded:
- the pdxS gene encoding pyridoxal 5'-phosphate synthase lyase subunit PdxS, with translation MATSTNETGTSRVKRGMAEMLKGGVIMDVVTPEQAKIAEDAGAVAVMALERVPADIRAQGGVSRMSDPDMIDGIIEAVSIPVMAKARIGHFAEAQVLQSLGVDYIDESEVLTPADYENHIDKWAYTVPFVCGATNLGEALRRITEGAAMIRSKGEAGTGDVSNAVTHMRTIRREIRRLGALADDELYVAAKELQAPYELVKEVAENGKLPVVLFTAGGIATPADAAMMMQLGAEGVFVGSGIFKSGNPAQRAEAIVKATTFHDDPDVVAKVSRGLGEAMVGINVDEPARSIQFAERGW, from the coding sequence ATGGCAACAAGCACGAATGAGACGGGAACCTCGCGCGTCAAGCGCGGGATGGCGGAGATGCTCAAGGGCGGCGTGATCATGGACGTGGTCACCCCCGAGCAGGCGAAGATCGCCGAGGACGCCGGGGCGGTGGCGGTGATGGCGCTCGAGCGCGTCCCCGCCGACATCCGCGCCCAGGGCGGCGTGAGCCGCATGTCCGACCCCGACATGATCGACGGCATCATCGAGGCCGTCTCCATCCCGGTCATGGCCAAGGCCCGCATCGGCCACTTCGCCGAGGCGCAGGTGCTGCAGTCCCTGGGCGTCGACTACATCGACGAGTCCGAGGTGCTGACCCCGGCCGACTACGAGAACCACATCGACAAGTGGGCCTACACCGTGCCGTTCGTGTGCGGTGCGACCAACCTCGGCGAGGCCCTGCGCCGCATCACCGAGGGCGCGGCGATGATCCGCTCCAAGGGCGAGGCCGGCACCGGCGACGTCTCCAACGCCGTCACCCACATGCGTACGATCCGCCGCGAGATCCGCCGCCTCGGCGCGCTCGCCGACGACGAGCTCTACGTGGCGGCCAAGGAGCTCCAGGCCCCCTACGAGCTCGTCAAGGAGGTCGCCGAGAACGGCAAGCTCCCGGTGGTCCTGTTCACCGCCGGCGGCATCGCGACCCCGGCCGACGCCGCGATGATGATGCAGCTCGGCGCCGAGGGCGTCTTCGTCGGCTCTGGCATCTTCAAGTCCGGCAACCCGGCCCAGCGCGCCGAGGCGATCGTCAAGGCGACCACCTTCCACGACGACCCCGACGTCGTCGCCAAGGTCTCGCGTGGTCTCGGCGAGGCGATGGTCGGCATCAACGTCGACGAGCCCGCCCGGTCGATCCAGTTCGCGGAGCGCGGCTGGTGA
- the pdxT gene encoding pyridoxal 5'-phosphate synthase glutaminase subunit PdxT, whose translation MTTVGVLALQGDVREHLAALDRLGVKGTSVRRREELDACDALVIPGGESTAMWRLARTFELLDPLRDRVRTGMPALGTCAGMVLLADRLLDGAAGQETIGGLDMTVRRNAFGRQTESFETDLEVTGIDGTVHGVFIRAPWVEEIGDGVEVLASVEGHPVAVRQNQLMATSFHPEVNADDRLHRLFLDTCC comes from the coding sequence GTGACCACGGTCGGCGTACTCGCCCTCCAAGGCGACGTCCGCGAGCACCTCGCCGCCCTCGACCGGCTGGGGGTGAAGGGCACCTCCGTGCGGCGGAGGGAGGAGCTCGACGCGTGCGACGCCCTCGTCATCCCCGGCGGTGAGTCGACGGCGATGTGGCGCCTTGCCCGTACGTTCGAGCTGCTCGACCCGCTCCGCGACCGTGTCCGCACCGGGATGCCGGCGCTCGGCACCTGCGCGGGCATGGTGCTCCTGGCCGACCGCCTCCTCGACGGGGCGGCAGGCCAGGAGACCATCGGCGGGCTCGACATGACGGTGCGGCGTAACGCCTTCGGGCGGCAGACCGAGTCGTTCGAGACCGACCTGGAGGTCACCGGCATCGACGGAACGGTCCACGGCGTCTTCATCCGGGCACCCTGGGTCGAGGAGATCGGTGACGGCGTCGAGGTGCTGGCGAGCGTCGAGGGTCACCCCGTCGCCGTACGCCAGAACCAGCTGATGGCCACCAGCTTCCACCCCGAGGTCAACGCCGACGACCGCCTGCACCGGCTGTTCCTGGACACCTGCTGCTGA
- a CDS encoding YebC/PmpR family DNA-binding transcriptional regulator, which produces MSGHSKWATTKHKKAAIDAKRGKLFAKLIKTIEIAAKTGGPDPAGNPTLYDAIQKAKKQSVPNDNIDRAVKRGGGLDGGGVSYDTIMYEVYGPQGVALLIECLTDNRNRAAMEVRTAVTRNGGTMADPGSVSRLFDRKGVVVVAKAQEGKTITEDDLLEATLDAGAEDVNDLGESFEIVSDPSDVVAVRTALQDAGIDYDSAEVQFVASMDIPVADASSAEKVFKLIDAVDDLDDVQNVFSNADIPDEVMETVDA; this is translated from the coding sequence ATGAGCGGCCACTCAAAGTGGGCAACGACCAAGCACAAGAAGGCGGCGATCGACGCCAAGCGCGGCAAGCTCTTCGCCAAGCTCATCAAGACGATCGAGATCGCGGCCAAGACCGGCGGTCCCGACCCGGCCGGAAACCCGACCCTCTACGACGCGATCCAGAAGGCCAAGAAGCAGTCGGTCCCCAACGACAACATCGACCGCGCGGTCAAGCGCGGCGGTGGGCTCGACGGCGGCGGCGTCAGCTACGACACGATCATGTACGAGGTCTACGGCCCCCAGGGTGTCGCCCTCCTCATCGAGTGTCTGACCGACAACCGCAACCGGGCGGCCATGGAGGTCCGCACCGCGGTCACCCGCAACGGCGGCACCATGGCCGACCCGGGCTCGGTCTCGCGCCTCTTCGACCGCAAGGGCGTCGTCGTGGTGGCCAAGGCCCAGGAGGGGAAGACGATCACCGAGGACGACCTGCTCGAGGCCACCCTCGACGCCGGTGCCGAGGACGTCAACGACCTCGGTGAGTCCTTCGAGATCGTCTCCGACCCCAGCGACGTGGTCGCGGTCCGCACCGCTCTCCAGGACGCCGGGATCGACTACGACTCCGCCGAGGTCCAGTTCGTCGCGAGCATGGACATCCCGGTCGCCGACGCCTCGTCCGCCGAGAAGGTCTTCAAGCTCATCGACGCCGTCGACGACCTCGACGACGTGCAGAACGTCTTCTCCAACGCCGACATCCCCGACGAGGTCATGGAGACCGTCGACGCCTGA
- a CDS encoding DUF6458 family protein: MGYGVGAILLVVGLVLALAVHVSVSGVDLTLVGWILAAVGAVVLILTAVTLNTGGRSRTVARRRHADGTETVEERRTDTL, from the coding sequence ATGGGATACGGCGTAGGAGCCATTCTGCTCGTCGTCGGACTTGTCCTGGCGTTGGCTGTGCATGTCTCGGTCAGTGGGGTCGATCTGACCCTGGTCGGCTGGATCCTGGCCGCTGTCGGAGCCGTGGTGCTGATCCTGACCGCTGTGACCCTGAACACCGGAGGTCGGTCACGCACGGTCGCGAGGCGGAGGCATGCCGACGGCACGGAGACCGTCGAGGAGCGACGCACCGACACTCTGTGA
- the ruvC gene encoding crossover junction endodeoxyribonuclease RuvC, translating to MRVLGIDPGLTRCGMGVVDGSLGRPLSMVDVGVIRTSADLPVWERLVSIEKGIDAWIEEHRPDAVAIERIFARSNVSTIMGTAQASGLAMVCAARRGLPVALHTPSEVKAAVSGNGRADKAQVTAMVTRILRLPTPPKPADAADALALAITHQWRGGAQNRIEAAVAAAGRRSTDVLNRRVP from the coding sequence GTGCGCGTGCTTGGGATCGACCCCGGCCTGACCCGGTGCGGGATGGGCGTGGTCGACGGCTCGCTCGGTCGACCGCTGTCGATGGTGGACGTCGGAGTGATCCGTACGTCGGCAGACCTGCCTGTCTGGGAGCGCCTGGTGAGCATCGAGAAGGGGATCGACGCCTGGATCGAGGAGCACCGGCCCGACGCGGTCGCGATCGAGCGGATCTTCGCGCGCTCGAACGTCTCCACGATCATGGGTACGGCCCAGGCCAGCGGTCTCGCCATGGTCTGTGCCGCCCGGCGCGGTCTCCCGGTCGCCCTGCACACCCCGTCCGAGGTCAAGGCCGCGGTCTCCGGCAACGGCCGGGCCGACAAGGCCCAGGTGACCGCGATGGTGACCCGGATCCTGCGGCTCCCGACCCCGCCGAAGCCCGCCGACGCCGCCGACGCGCTCGCGCTGGCCATCACCCACCAGTGGCGCGGAGGCGCCCAGAACCGCATCGAAGCCGCGGTGGCCGCGGCAGGGCGGCGCTCAACAGATGTGCTCAACAGAAGGGTCCCGTAG
- the ruvA gene encoding Holliday junction branch migration protein RuvA, which produces MIASVRGKVAAVSLSTAVVEVGGIGIELLCTPNTLATLRTGEEAHLPTSLVVREDSLTLFGFTDTDERTLFELLQTASGVGPKLAQAMLAVLSPDGIRLAISTEDAKTLTKVPGIGQKGAQRVILELKDRIGVPTGSASAPAAVQQGAAPWRDQVTEALIGLGYNARDADKAVTAIEPEAGDQANISLLLRAALRTLSKA; this is translated from the coding sequence ATGATCGCGTCCGTGCGCGGCAAGGTCGCCGCCGTCAGTCTCTCCACCGCCGTCGTCGAGGTCGGCGGCATCGGCATCGAGCTGCTCTGCACGCCCAACACCCTGGCGACGCTCCGCACCGGCGAGGAGGCGCACCTGCCGACGAGCCTGGTCGTGCGCGAGGACTCGCTGACCCTCTTCGGCTTCACCGACACCGACGAGCGCACGCTCTTCGAGCTCCTCCAGACCGCCTCCGGCGTCGGCCCGAAGCTCGCCCAGGCGATGCTCGCGGTGCTCTCGCCCGACGGCATCCGGCTGGCCATCTCGACCGAGGACGCCAAGACCCTCACCAAGGTCCCCGGCATCGGTCAGAAGGGCGCCCAGCGGGTGATCCTGGAGCTCAAGGACCGGATCGGCGTGCCCACGGGCAGCGCCTCGGCCCCGGCGGCGGTCCAGCAGGGCGCGGCACCGTGGCGTGACCAGGTCACCGAGGCCCTCATCGGCCTGGGCTACAACGCCCGGGACGCCGACAAGGCGGTCACCGCCATCGAGCCGGAGGCCGGCGACCAGGCCAACATCTCGCTGCTGCTGCGGGCGGCCCTGCGTACTCTTTCGAAGGCATAG
- the ruvB gene encoding Holliday junction branch migration DNA helicase RuvB, whose product MHEDDLTAAEEDYFSSLTIAEADGDDRAVEAALRPKSLDELIGQQRVREQLSLVLEAARQRERAPDHVLLSGPPGLGKTTLAMIIAAEMSAPLRITSGPAITHAGDLAAILSGLNEGEVLFVDEIHRMSRPAEEMLYLAMEDFRVDVVIGKGPGATAIPIDLPPFTLVGATTRAGLLPGPLRDRFGFTGHLELYDPADLELIVRRSAGLLEVTLRDDGAAEIAGRSRGTPRIANRLLRRVRDYAQVKADGTVTQQVAQKALDLYEVDPLGLDRLDLAVLDALCRRFGGGPVGISTLAVAVGEERETVEEVAEPFLVRSGFLARTPRGRVATPAAWEHLGLPVPASAEAAAWSRDTLWDEA is encoded by the coding sequence ATGCACGAGGACGACCTGACCGCAGCCGAGGAGGACTACTTCTCCTCGCTGACGATCGCCGAGGCCGACGGGGACGACCGGGCGGTCGAGGCCGCGCTGCGCCCCAAGAGCCTCGACGAGCTGATCGGCCAGCAGCGCGTCCGCGAGCAGCTCAGTCTCGTCCTGGAGGCGGCGAGGCAGCGCGAGCGGGCCCCTGACCACGTACTCCTGTCCGGGCCGCCGGGACTCGGCAAGACCACGCTCGCGATGATCATCGCCGCCGAGATGTCGGCACCCCTGCGGATCACCAGCGGACCCGCGATCACCCACGCGGGCGATCTGGCCGCGATCCTGAGCGGGCTCAACGAGGGCGAGGTGCTCTTCGTCGACGAGATCCACCGGATGAGCCGCCCCGCCGAGGAGATGCTCTACCTGGCGATGGAGGACTTCCGGGTCGACGTCGTCATCGGCAAGGGCCCGGGTGCGACCGCGATCCCGATCGACCTGCCGCCGTTCACGCTGGTCGGCGCGACGACCCGCGCCGGGCTCCTCCCCGGCCCGCTGCGGGACAGGTTCGGCTTCACCGGCCATCTGGAGCTCTACGACCCGGCAGACCTCGAGCTGATCGTGCGCCGCTCCGCGGGCCTGCTCGAGGTCACCCTCCGCGACGACGGCGCCGCCGAGATCGCCGGCCGCTCCCGCGGCACGCCACGCATCGCCAACCGGCTGCTGCGCCGCGTACGCGACTATGCCCAGGTCAAGGCCGACGGCACGGTCACCCAGCAGGTCGCCCAGAAGGCCCTGGACCTCTACGAGGTCGACCCGCTCGGCCTGGACCGCCTCGACCTGGCCGTCCTCGACGCCCTGTGCCGCCGCTTCGGCGGCGGCCCGGTAGGCATCTCCACGCTCGCCGTCGCGGTGGGGGAGGAGCGCGAGACGGTCGAGGAGGTCGCCGAGCCGTTCCTGGTGCGCAGCGGCTTCCTGGCCCGTACGCCGCGGGGCCGTGTCGCGACCCCGGCAGCATGGGAGCACCTCGGGCTGCCGGTCCCGGCCAGCGCCGAGGCAGCGGCATGGTCGAGGGACACGCTCTGGGATGAGGCCTGA
- the yajC gene encoding preprotein translocase subunit YajC, producing MEFLPFIVIIVLFYFLLIRPQQKRAKEARELQLNLQPGDRVMLTAGLFGTVTEVEETTTNIKVEIADGVVIQVVRQAVAQKVTEAPAEDSDESDDESGEKTEVEATADETSADAENVIVDLDKKD from the coding sequence GTGGAATTCCTTCCTTTCATCGTCATCATCGTCCTGTTCTACTTCCTGTTGATCAGGCCGCAGCAGAAGCGTGCGAAGGAGGCTCGAGAGCTCCAGCTCAACCTCCAGCCGGGTGACCGGGTGATGCTGACCGCCGGGCTCTTCGGCACCGTGACCGAGGTCGAGGAGACCACCACCAACATCAAGGTCGAGATCGCCGACGGCGTCGTCATCCAGGTCGTGCGCCAGGCGGTGGCCCAGAAGGTCACCGAGGCGCCCGCCGAGGACTCCGACGAGTCCGACGACGAGTCCGGCGAGAAGACCGAGGTCGAGGCTACGGCCGACGAGACCTCTGCCGATGCCGAGAACGTCATCGTGGACCTCGACAAGAAGGACTGA
- the secD gene encoding protein translocase subunit SecD, translating into MARKTARPGRTLALLFLAIAIMFGGIAFAGTWKPELGLDLRGGTEISMTAENSEGGSVPKESLDEAKAIIDQRVNGSGITGGRVTTEGNDVIKVSIPGTGKVQQETAERVRQTAKLRFRLVACSPQKQCGAGADAGGSMIEDPSTGTVPGTSPRAPFGGETASPTETASASDKASNKASEKPSAGASPSASASAKPEKQNDNAVVKVDDAVDFMRNVPQEWATAYNSFSCPAPGAEPAEDIPGKPLLTCDNDGVPYLLTPAVIEGTEIDEASYGIPQQQANYVVTLDFKSKGNKVFADTTGAIAGTGEQFAIVLDAKVISAPTAESRISGGAQISGDFTQETAASLANNLKYGSLPLDFPDDGIQTRVIGPSLAGNQLTAGLWAGLIGLILVVIFSVLYYRAMSIVVIGSLIVAGAGTYGMILLLSETAGVTLDLPGVAGLIVGIGITADSFIILYERMRDDMREGRSMRVAVDTAWVRARNTCLASDGVSFLAAFVLYVFATNEVKGFAFMLGLTTLIDVLVFFWFTHPMTKLMAGWGFFNKGHVLSGMDKRAIGTVDAPKGTTLVGGKA; encoded by the coding sequence ATGGCACGCAAGACCGCGCGCCCAGGGCGGACACTCGCACTGCTCTTCCTGGCGATCGCGATCATGTTCGGCGGCATCGCGTTCGCCGGCACCTGGAAGCCCGAGCTGGGCCTCGACCTCCGTGGCGGCACCGAGATCTCGATGACCGCCGAGAACTCCGAGGGCGGCTCCGTCCCGAAGGAGAGCCTCGACGAGGCGAAGGCGATCATCGACCAGCGGGTCAACGGCTCCGGCATCACCGGCGGCCGGGTGACCACCGAGGGCAACGACGTCATCAAGGTCTCGATCCCCGGCACCGGCAAGGTGCAGCAGGAGACCGCCGAGCGTGTTCGCCAGACCGCGAAGCTCCGCTTCCGCCTGGTCGCCTGCAGCCCGCAGAAGCAGTGCGGCGCGGGCGCCGACGCCGGCGGCTCGATGATCGAGGACCCGTCGACCGGCACCGTTCCGGGCACCTCCCCGCGGGCGCCGTTCGGCGGCGAGACCGCCAGCCCCACCGAGACCGCGAGCGCCTCCGACAAGGCCTCGAACAAGGCCTCCGAGAAGCCGTCCGCGGGCGCCAGCCCGTCGGCCTCGGCGAGCGCCAAGCCCGAAAAGCAGAACGACAACGCGGTCGTCAAGGTCGACGACGCGGTCGACTTCATGCGCAACGTGCCGCAGGAGTGGGCGACCGCCTACAACTCCTTCAGCTGCCCCGCCCCGGGTGCCGAGCCGGCCGAGGACATCCCCGGCAAGCCGCTGCTGACCTGCGACAACGACGGCGTTCCCTACCTGCTGACCCCGGCGGTCATCGAGGGCACCGAGATCGACGAGGCCTCCTACGGCATCCCGCAGCAGCAGGCCAACTACGTCGTGACGCTCGACTTCAAGTCCAAGGGCAACAAGGTCTTCGCCGACACCACCGGCGCGATCGCCGGCACCGGCGAGCAGTTCGCGATCGTCCTGGACGCCAAGGTCATTTCCGCCCCGACCGCCGAGTCGCGGATCAGCGGCGGCGCCCAGATCAGCGGAGACTTCACCCAGGAGACCGCCGCGTCGCTGGCCAACAACCTGAAGTACGGCTCGCTGCCGCTCGACTTCCCCGACGACGGCATCCAGACCCGGGTGATCGGCCCGAGCCTGGCCGGCAACCAGCTCACCGCCGGACTCTGGGCCGGTCTGATCGGCCTGATCCTCGTGGTGATCTTCTCGGTCCTCTACTACCGCGCGATGAGCATCGTGGTGATCGGGTCGCTGATCGTGGCGGGTGCCGGGACGTACGGGATGATCCTGCTGCTCAGCGAGACCGCCGGCGTCACCCTGGACCTTCCGGGTGTGGCCGGTCTGATCGTCGGTATCGGCATCACCGCCGACTCCTTCATCATCCTCTACGAGAGGATGCGTGACGACATGCGTGAGGGCCGCTCGATGCGGGTGGCCGTCGACACCGCCTGGGTCCGGGCCCGCAACACCTGTCTGGCCTCCGACGGCGTCTCGTTCCTGGCCGCGTTCGTGCTCTACGTGTTCGCGACCAACGAGGTCAAGGGCTTCGCCTTCATGCTCGGCCTGACCACGCTCATCGACGTGCTGGTGTTCTTCTGGTTCACCCACCCGATGACCAAGCTGATGGCCGGCTGGGGCTTCTTCAACAAGGGCCACGTGCTCTCCGGCATGGACAAGCGCGCTATCGGCACCGTCGACGCCCCCAAGGGCACCACTCTGGTCGGAGGCAAGGCCTGA
- the secF gene encoding protein translocase subunit SecF — MSKFSFSRLGKELYTGEKSFDFVGRRMVWYAASGVVLVAVVLGVWLQGINLGIDFTGGTRYTVTVAQADQKLADDLRTAVGDTAVEAADGATVRTSGSKSIVIETKAIADNSKADDSIMEAITKTADVAEDDVSRTGIGPSWGQRVASKAGLALGIFLVGVVLFIWIYFREWKMSVAAVVALAHDVVITVGVYAIVGFEVTPATVTGFLTILGYSLYDTVVVFDKVKENTRNLSQKKQTYASAANLAINQTLVRSVNTSIIGLLPVVAILYVSTVQLGTSSLKDISLVLFVGMAVGTYSSIFIATPLLVHLKSKEKDVVDAEKRAAARMKEADKYAAVPVFDEGMAVADGEPDELRESSSEDLHEAGVSRGTSPNSSALGRGRNVPSSHREVSDSGAAGRPQPKRESRSKRK; from the coding sequence ATGAGCAAGTTCTCCTTCTCGCGGCTCGGCAAGGAGCTCTACACCGGCGAGAAGTCCTTCGACTTCGTCGGCCGCCGGATGGTCTGGTACGCCGCCTCCGGTGTCGTGCTCGTCGCGGTCGTCCTCGGTGTCTGGCTCCAGGGCATCAACCTCGGCATCGACTTCACCGGCGGCACGCGCTACACCGTGACCGTCGCGCAGGCCGACCAGAAGCTGGCCGACGACCTGCGTACGGCCGTGGGTGACACCGCGGTCGAGGCCGCCGACGGCGCCACCGTGCGCACCTCCGGCAGCAAGTCGATCGTGATCGAGACCAAGGCGATCGCCGACAACTCCAAGGCCGACGACTCGATCATGGAGGCGATCACCAAGACCGCCGACGTGGCCGAGGACGACGTCAGCCGCACCGGCATCGGCCCCAGCTGGGGTCAGCGGGTGGCCTCCAAGGCGGGCCTCGCGCTGGGCATCTTCCTGGTCGGCGTGGTCCTGTTCATCTGGATCTACTTCAGGGAATGGAAGATGTCGGTCGCGGCCGTCGTCGCCCTGGCCCACGACGTGGTGATCACGGTCGGCGTCTACGCGATCGTCGGCTTCGAGGTGACCCCGGCGACGGTCACCGGCTTCCTGACGATCCTCGGCTACTCGCTCTACGACACCGTGGTGGTCTTCGACAAGGTCAAGGAGAACACCCGCAACCTGTCGCAGAAGAAGCAGACCTACGCCTCGGCCGCCAACCTGGCGATCAACCAGACGCTGGTCCGTTCGGTGAACACCTCGATCATCGGTCTGCTGCCGGTCGTCGCGATCCTCTACGTCAGCACCGTCCAGCTCGGCACCTCCTCGCTGAAGGACATCTCGCTGGTCCTCTTCGTCGGTATGGCCGTCGGCACCTACTCCTCGATCTTCATCGCCACCCCGCTCCTGGTGCACCTGAAGTCGAAGGAGAAGGACGTCGTCGACGCCGAGAAGCGGGCCGCCGCGCGGATGAAGGAAGCCGACAAGTACGCCGCGGTGCCGGTCTTCGACGAGGGCATGGCGGTTGCCGATGGCGAGCCGGACGAGCTCCGCGAGTCCTCCTCAGAGGACCTGCACGAGGCCGGCGTCAGCCGGGGCACCAGCCCCAACAGCTCCGCGCTCGGGCGAGGGCGCAACGTACCCTCCTCCCACCGCGAGGTGAGCGACAGCGGCGCCGCCGGGCGCCCGCAGCCCAAGCGCGAGTCGAGGTCGAAGCGCAAGTGA
- a CDS encoding adenine phosphoribosyltransferase, which produces MTVSETAASGRSLEETLERLVADVPDFPEPGVGFKDITPLLADHAGFSQVVEALAAPARDADGTVTVTKVLGMESRGFILGAPAALHLGVGFVPVRKAGKLPRETHAVSYSLEYGEATLEIHTDAVAPGERVLVIDDVLATGGTAAATIELVERCGGVVAGVSVLLELGFLDPRSKLPDTPVHSLLVS; this is translated from the coding sequence GTGACTGTCTCCGAGACGGCCGCCAGCGGCCGGTCGCTCGAGGAAACCCTCGAGCGGCTGGTCGCCGACGTCCCCGACTTCCCGGAGCCGGGGGTCGGTTTCAAGGACATCACCCCGCTGCTGGCCGACCACGCCGGCTTCAGCCAGGTGGTCGAGGCGCTCGCCGCACCGGCGCGCGACGCCGACGGCACCGTGACCGTCACCAAGGTGCTCGGCATGGAGTCGCGAGGCTTCATCCTCGGCGCTCCCGCGGCGCTGCATCTCGGCGTCGGCTTCGTGCCCGTCCGCAAGGCCGGCAAGCTGCCCCGCGAGACCCACGCGGTCTCCTACTCGCTGGAGTACGGCGAGGCCACCCTGGAGATCCACACCGACGCGGTCGCGCCGGGGGAGCGGGTGCTGGTCATCGACGACGTGCTCGCGACCGGTGGCACCGCGGCGGCCACGATCGAGCTCGTCGAGCGTTGCGGCGGCGTCGTCGCGGGCGTCTCGGTGCTGCTCGAGCTCGGCTTCCTCGACCCGCGCAGCAAGCTGCCGGACACTCCGGTGCACTCGCTGTTGGTCAGTTGA